The nucleotide window CAACTTCGCCGGCGCGGCGGGCAACCAGATCTACGAGCCGATCTCGAACGCGTCCTCGGCCAGTGTCCCGGTGACGCTGCACTGGTCGGACCCGCTCGGCGCGTCCGCGAACGACTACGACCTCTACCTGCTCAACTCCGCGGGCGCGGTCGTCAGCTTCAGCCAGGACGTCCAGACCGGCACCCAGGACCCGTACGAGCGCGTCACGACGCCGGCCTTCGGCGGCACCGGGCTGCGGCTGGCCGTCGTGAAGTTCTCGGGCCAGAACCGCTACCTGTCGCTTTCCGCGCTGCGCGGCCGGTTCTCCGACTCGGCCGACGGGCTCAAGGCCTACAACACCCCGGGCGTGACGGTCGGCCACTCGGCCGCGCGGGACGCCTTCAGCGTCGCGGCCGCCCCGGCGGCCAAGGCGTTCGGCCGAGCCCTCGAACCGGGCGACCCGGCCAACCCGGCGGGCCCGTACCCGGGCGCGTTCAGCGGTGCCACCAAGGCCGAGCGGTTCACCTCCGACGGTCCGCGCCGCGTGTTCTACGAGGCGAACGGCACGCCGATCACCCCGGGCAACGTGTCCTCGACCGGTGGTGAGGTCCGGAACAAGCCGGAGATCACCGCGGCCGACGGCGTCACCACCAGCGTCACCGGGTTCAACCCGTTCTTCGGCACCTCGGCCGCCGCACCGCACGCGGCCGCCATCGCCGCGCTCGTGCTGTCCGGCAACCCCGGCCTGCCGCCCGCGGAGGTCCGCGAAGCGCTGATCAACACCGCGATCGACATCGAAACCCCGGGCCGCGACAACTTCACCGGGGCCGGCGTCATCCTCGCGGACAAGGTGCTCGCCTACACCGGCGCCAGCCCGCAGCCCCTCGCGGTGGCCAAGCAGCCGACGGTCACCCCGGCCGACGGCGGCTCGGCGCTCGACCCGGGCGACACCGCCAAGGTGACGCTGCCGGTGACCAACGACGGCGACGGCACCGCGGTGTCCACCAGCGTCGTGCTCACCAGCCCGACCCCGGGCGTCACGGTGGCGCCGCGGTCCAAGTCCTACGGCACCATCAGCCCGGGACAGACCGGCGTCAACGACTTCACCATCACCGTCCCGGCGAGCCAGCAGCTCGGCGCGCCGGTGGTGCTGAACGCCCGGGTCAGCTTCGCCGGCTCGCACTCGCCGACGACGTCGACGTTCTCGCTCCCGGTCGGCACCCCGTCGCCGGTCGCGCAGGACTTCGCCTACACCGGCGCGCCGGTGGCGATCCCGGACAACAGCCCGGTCGGCGCGTCGGTGACCATCCCGGTCACCGGGGTCGGCCGCGCGTCCAAGGTGACGTTCTCCGTGGACGGCACGACCTGCAGCACCGACCCGAACTCGACGACGGTGGGTCTGAACCACTCGTACGTCGGTGACCTGGTCGGCACGCTGACGGCGCCGTCCGGGGCGAAGGCCACGGTGTTCCAGCGCAACGGCAGCTCGGGCAAGAACCTGTGCCAGGTCGTCTTCGCCGACAGCGCGGCGGCCGCGTTCAGCACGGTGACCTCGGCCAACGCGCCGTTCACCGGCACCTGGC belongs to Amycolatopsis tolypomycina and includes:
- a CDS encoding S8 family serine peptidase, which gives rise to MFTASAAALLAALGLVSPPVAGAAPASAPDAFSETAQQQIAALQAVKAGRTATESKVDSKLLVATKGVAKQLNSLQSGATVSAAGTVLVDIRASKVSPDLLTGLTKAGAGIRAVSDRYGSVRAEVPLDKVGEIAARGDVKRVEQADQAMTARELATPATAPEKTETKQQKADRIAGELQKAVAAKTQRSAAAAAPLVSEGDRAHNADLARQQFGVTGVGVKACALSDGVDSLAASQARGELPAVDVIAGQEGDGDEGTAMLEIIHDLAPRAALGFASAFNSDASFADNIRKLRFESHCDVIVDDVIYFKESPFQDWIIAQAVNDVTADGALYFSSAGNEGNVASGTAAHWEGDFVDSGKSVGKFAGTAHNFAGAAGNQIYEPISNASSASVPVTLHWSDPLGASANDYDLYLLNSAGAVVSFSQDVQTGTQDPYERVTTPAFGGTGLRLAVVKFSGQNRYLSLSALRGRFSDSADGLKAYNTPGVTVGHSAARDAFSVAAAPAAKAFGRALEPGDPANPAGPYPGAFSGATKAERFTSDGPRRVFYEANGTPITPGNVSSTGGEVRNKPEITAADGVTTSVTGFNPFFGTSAAAPHAAAIAALVLSGNPGLPPAEVREALINTAIDIETPGRDNFTGAGVILADKVLAYTGASPQPLAVAKQPTVTPADGGSALDPGDTAKVTLPVTNDGDGTAVSTSVVLTSPTPGVTVAPRSKSYGTISPGQTGVNDFTITVPASQQLGAPVVLNARVSFAGSHSPTTSTFSLPVGTPSPVAQDFAYTGAPVAIPDNSPVGASVTIPVTGVGRASKVTFSVDGTTCSTDPNSTTVGLNHSYVGDLVGTLTAPSGAKATVFQRNGSSGKNLCQVVFADSAAAAFSTVTSANAPFTGTWRPTQALTGNLAGAAVDGTWTFAVVDAAGGDAGSIRSVALHINGFVQPAAAGAPSHVRGYTNNGPVHPL